In the Brucella anthropi ATCC 49188 genome, one interval contains:
- the lptC gene encoding LPS export ABC transporter periplasmic protein LptC — translation MTADTTDSHAPQNATAQGRGTGGMRFGASEKAETLFHAAQRHSIRVRVLKTALPVAAIIVGAVFSWYTFLATPNAPVKVEVNNGGESGKLVMTSPHLNGYTKDNRPYSMTASKATQDAKNSGAISLEGISAELPVGDKGTAKVEATSGVYDNANGRLQLDKDFTVTTDDGLRAVLRSADVNLKSGQITTDKPVDIRSGSTHILADSMQVKDNGKVLIFENKVRMTVDGSVVSPNKAP, via the coding sequence ATGACCGCCGACACCACAGATAGCCATGCGCCGCAGAACGCGACTGCTCAAGGTCGCGGCACGGGTGGCATGCGTTTTGGTGCGTCGGAGAAGGCCGAGACGCTTTTTCATGCTGCACAGCGCCATTCGATCCGCGTTCGCGTTCTGAAGACAGCCCTCCCTGTCGCCGCAATCATCGTGGGAGCGGTATTCTCTTGGTACACGTTCCTTGCGACGCCGAACGCGCCCGTTAAGGTCGAAGTGAACAATGGCGGCGAAAGCGGAAAGCTTGTCATGACGAGCCCGCACCTGAATGGATATACCAAGGATAACCGCCCCTATTCAATGACCGCTTCCAAGGCGACGCAGGATGCAAAGAACAGCGGTGCGATTTCGCTTGAAGGCATTTCCGCGGAGCTGCCGGTTGGTGACAAGGGCACGGCCAAGGTCGAGGCAACGTCCGGTGTTTACGACAATGCCAATGGGCGTTTGCAACTTGATAAGGACTTTACTGTTACGACAGACGACGGTTTACGTGCGGTGCTGCGTTCTGCGGACGTAAATCTCAAGAGCGGGCAGATCACCACTGACAAGCCCGTGGATATCCGCAGCGGCAGCACGCATATTCTGGCCGACAGCATGCAGGTCAAGGACAACGGCAAGGTTCTGATTTTCGAGAACAAGGTTCGAATGACTGTTGACGGCAGCGTTGTTTCGCCCAACAAGGCTCCCTGA
- a CDS encoding LptA/OstA family protein yields the protein MERETGKMNKGTMARTLRMGFAVLALGIVAAPTVSLAQEGAAVNGLKLSNSKAPVKIDADKLEMRDKEGIAIFTGNVAVSQGDALLKAGQMTVYYNKAKKDGEAPAPEPTSAGVGGLDSSSIDHIDISGKVYLKSGTQVATGDTGRYDAKNQVMVLQGQKVVLTDGDNVVTGCKLTAHLDTGRANVESCKGQTKGRVSIIMAPKDQQQGGAAPKQN from the coding sequence ATGGAACGCGAGACGGGCAAGATGAACAAGGGTACGATGGCCCGCACTTTGCGGATGGGATTTGCAGTTCTGGCGCTCGGCATTGTCGCGGCTCCGACAGTTTCACTGGCGCAGGAAGGCGCAGCCGTGAACGGGCTGAAGCTTTCCAACAGCAAGGCGCCCGTCAAGATCGACGCTGACAAGCTGGAAATGCGCGACAAGGAAGGCATTGCCATATTCACCGGTAATGTTGCCGTTTCGCAGGGCGACGCCCTGTTGAAGGCAGGCCAGATGACAGTCTATTACAACAAGGCCAAGAAAGACGGCGAAGCACCGGCCCCGGAACCGACAAGTGCTGGCGTGGGCGGCCTCGATTCATCGAGCATCGATCACATCGACATTTCGGGGAAAGTCTATCTCAAGTCCGGGACGCAGGTCGCAACTGGTGATACCGGGCGTTATGATGCGAAAAACCAGGTTATGGTTCTTCAGGGGCAGAAAGTGGTTCTGACCGATGGCGACAATGTCGTGACCGGTTGCAAGCTGACGGCGCATCTCGATACGGGCCGCGCCAATGTCGAAAGCTGCAAGGGCCAGACCAAGGGTCGCGTATCGATTATCATGGCCCCGAAAGATCAACAGCAGGGCGGTGCTGCGCCCAAGCAGAACTGA
- the lptB gene encoding LPS export ABC transporter ATP-binding protein, whose amino-acid sequence MGLFWNKKADGPQDASQNVNAPSDVAGAMPGQPGKSTRLKGTLVARGLCKSYRGRQVVNGVSFGVRAGEAVGILGPNGAGKTTCFYMVTGLVPADAGSIEIDGFDVTSMPMYRRSRLGIGYLPQEASIFRGLSVENNIKAVLEVVEKDRSKRASELDALLEEFHIAHLRKAPAISLSGGERRRLEIARALASRPNFMLLDEPFAGVDPIAVSDIQQLVRHLTSRGIGVLITDHNVRETLGLIDRAYIIHAGQVLTHGRPAEIVANPDVRRLYLGDQFTL is encoded by the coding sequence GTGGGATTGTTCTGGAACAAGAAGGCCGACGGGCCGCAAGACGCATCGCAAAATGTGAACGCACCATCCGATGTCGCGGGCGCTATGCCCGGCCAGCCGGGTAAGTCGACGCGTCTCAAAGGGACGCTGGTGGCACGCGGTCTCTGCAAGAGCTATCGCGGCCGGCAGGTCGTCAATGGCGTGTCGTTCGGTGTGCGTGCTGGCGAAGCTGTCGGTATTCTGGGGCCGAACGGCGCAGGCAAGACCACTTGCTTCTATATGGTGACAGGCCTCGTTCCGGCTGATGCCGGTTCCATCGAGATCGACGGTTTCGACGTCACGTCTATGCCGATGTATCGCCGTTCCCGTCTTGGCATAGGCTATCTGCCGCAGGAAGCGTCCATTTTCCGTGGCCTTTCGGTGGAAAACAACATCAAGGCTGTGCTGGAAGTTGTGGAGAAAGATCGCTCCAAACGCGCTTCCGAGCTGGATGCGTTGTTGGAAGAATTTCACATCGCTCATCTGCGCAAGGCGCCTGCCATTTCGCTGTCCGGCGGCGAGCGCCGTCGTCTCGAAATTGCGCGTGCGCTGGCATCACGCCCAAACTTCATGCTGCTCGATGAGCCTTTTGCTGGTGTCGATCCGATTGCCGTTTCGGATATCCAGCAACTCGTTCGCCATCTGACAAGCCGCGGCATCGGTGTTCTGATTACCGACCATAATGTGCGTGAAACGCTCGGCCTTATCGACCGCGCCTACATCATTCACGCCGGTCAGGTGCTGACACATGGTCGTCCTGCCGAAATCGTTGCCAATCCCGACGTGCGACGGCTTTATCTCGGCGACCAATTCACACTTTAA
- the rpoN gene encoding RNA polymerase factor sigma-54, producing the protein MALSPKLDFRQSQSLVMTPQLMQSIKLLQMTHMELEQFLDIEIEKNPLLDRIEAANDDFSGAESARDGAETGGEDAASDDLSDGDWFKTGASDNAENLSSTFDSSLENIFPDDPGRFDEIGPDLAAQWKSSVGDGYVSGGSYDIDQVTASRISLSEHVAEQITLTFSKAADRFIATALADALDESGYLRVDIVGLAQNLGVETVEIEHVLGVMQDFDPAGLFARDLRECLAIQLRLKDRFDPAMEVLIDNLDLLARRDFATLKKLCGVDQADILDMLTEIRMLDPKPGALFEISVADAIVPDALVTPSRDGGWTIELNAAAMPRLIVNNEYYAEVSTSVKAEEKAFLSDCMQTANWLVRSLDQRARTILKVTQEIVRQQDGFLRHGVTHLKPLNLRTVADAVGMHESTISRVTANKFMATPRGVFELRYFFTASIASSEGGDAHSSESVRHRIRQMIDAEKSDDVLSDDAIVDALKKDGVDIARRTVAKYRESMNIASSVQRRREKKARLSAS; encoded by the coding sequence ATGGCTCTGTCGCCCAAGCTCGATTTCCGTCAATCGCAATCGCTGGTGATGACCCCCCAGCTGATGCAGTCGATCAAGCTGCTGCAGATGACGCATATGGAGCTGGAGCAATTTCTCGACATTGAAATCGAAAAAAATCCGCTGCTGGATCGAATTGAGGCAGCGAATGATGATTTTTCGGGCGCTGAATCAGCACGAGACGGCGCTGAAACCGGCGGAGAGGATGCGGCGTCGGATGACTTGTCGGATGGCGACTGGTTCAAAACAGGCGCTTCGGATAATGCCGAAAATCTCTCATCCACCTTCGACAGCTCACTTGAAAATATCTTTCCGGATGATCCGGGTCGCTTCGACGAGATCGGTCCCGATCTTGCCGCGCAATGGAAATCGTCCGTCGGTGACGGATATGTTTCAGGTGGCAGTTACGACATCGATCAGGTTACGGCCAGCCGGATTTCATTGAGCGAGCACGTGGCGGAACAGATCACGCTGACTTTTTCCAAAGCGGCAGACCGGTTCATTGCGACGGCGCTCGCCGATGCACTGGACGAGAGCGGCTATCTGCGTGTCGATATTGTCGGTCTGGCCCAGAATCTTGGCGTGGAAACCGTCGAGATCGAGCACGTTCTTGGAGTGATGCAAGACTTTGATCCGGCAGGCCTTTTTGCCCGTGATCTGCGGGAGTGTCTGGCGATACAGTTGCGTCTCAAGGATCGGTTCGATCCGGCCATGGAGGTGTTGATCGACAATCTCGATCTTCTTGCACGGCGGGATTTCGCGACGCTCAAGAAGCTGTGCGGTGTCGATCAGGCCGATATTCTCGATATGCTGACCGAAATCCGTATGCTCGATCCAAAGCCCGGTGCTTTGTTCGAAATCTCCGTGGCCGATGCCATTGTGCCGGACGCACTGGTTACACCGTCGCGTGACGGTGGCTGGACTATTGAACTCAACGCAGCCGCAATGCCACGTCTTATCGTCAACAATGAATATTATGCAGAGGTGAGCACCTCGGTCAAAGCCGAAGAAAAAGCATTTCTCTCGGATTGCATGCAGACTGCGAACTGGCTCGTACGCAGTCTCGACCAGCGCGCGCGCACCATTCTCAAGGTAACGCAGGAAATCGTCCGGCAGCAGGACGGCTTTCTGCGCCACGGCGTGACCCACTTGAAGCCGCTCAACCTGCGCACGGTTGCCGACGCGGTCGGTATGCATGAATCGACCATCAGCCGCGTGACGGCGAACAAATTCATGGCCACGCCGCGTGGCGTGTTTGAACTGCGCTATTTCTTTACGGCCTCCATTGCCTCATCCGAAGGCGGCGACGCTCATTCGTCGGAGAGCGTGCGCCATCGTATTCGGCAGATGATCGACGCCGAAAAGTCCGACGACGTACTGTCTGATGATGCCATCGTGGATGCTCTGAAGAAGGACGGTGTGGATATCGCGCGAAGAACGGTCGCAAAATATCGGGAATCGATGAATATTGCTTCATCGGTTCAGCGCAGGCGTGAAAAGAAGGCAAGATTGTCAGCTTCCTGA
- the hpf gene encoding ribosome hibernation-promoting factor, HPF/YfiA family — protein sequence MTLRVSGKHMDVGEAFTTRIIDRVNEAVGKYFDHGFSGQVTVTKSGSRYSADCTLHLDSGATLQSTGDAQDPQLAFEAAADKIETRLRRYKRRLKSRPATQPDAIYDDVAYRVMAPLSEEEEDLPADYAPTIVAESSVALRTMSVASAVVELDLIENPVLVFRNAGNDEVNIVYRRADGNIGWVDPSMVTRQAAPRA from the coding sequence ATGACTCTGCGTGTATCTGGAAAGCATATGGACGTCGGTGAAGCTTTCACAACCCGGATCATTGATCGGGTGAATGAAGCAGTCGGCAAATATTTCGATCATGGCTTTTCCGGACAGGTTACGGTCACCAAGTCCGGTTCGCGTTACAGTGCGGATTGCACCTTGCACCTCGATAGTGGTGCAACTCTGCAAAGCACTGGCGACGCGCAGGATCCGCAGCTGGCTTTTGAAGCGGCCGCGGACAAGATCGAAACCCGCCTTCGCCGCTATAAGCGTCGTCTGAAATCGCGCCCGGCTACGCAGCCAGATGCGATCTATGATGACGTTGCATATCGTGTTATGGCACCGCTGTCGGAGGAAGAGGAGGATCTTCCGGCGGATTACGCGCCGACAATTGTTGCGGAATCGTCCGTCGCCCTGCGCACCATGTCGGTGGCGTCGGCGGTCGTGGAACTGGATCTGATCGAGAACCCGGTTCTGGTATTCCGCAATGCCGGCAATGATGAAGTTAACATCGTCTACCGTCGCGCGGACGGCAATATCGGCTGGGTCGATCCATCGATGGTCACCCGCCAGGCCGCGCCACGCGCCTGA
- the ptsN gene encoding PTS IIA-like nitrogen regulatory protein PtsN, with product MDLSDLIQPGAIIPALKASSKKQLLQILSEKAAELTGLPEREVFETILQRERLGSTGVGNGVAIPHGKLANINKIAGIFARLETPVDFEALDDQPVDLVFLLLAPENAGADHLKALSRIARMLRDADTVAKLRGTHDAQALYSFLTAQPASNAA from the coding sequence ATGGATCTTAGTGATCTGATTCAGCCTGGGGCGATTATCCCGGCGCTGAAAGCCAGCTCCAAAAAACAGCTTTTGCAGATTCTGTCTGAAAAGGCTGCGGAACTGACCGGTCTCCCTGAGCGTGAAGTTTTCGAAACAATTCTCCAGCGTGAGCGCCTCGGTTCTACCGGGGTGGGCAATGGCGTTGCCATTCCGCACGGCAAGCTGGCGAACATCAACAAAATAGCCGGAATCTTCGCTCGTCTGGAAACCCCGGTCGATTTCGAGGCGCTGGACGATCAACCCGTCGATCTTGTTTTTCTGCTTCTCGCGCCGGAGAATGCCGGCGCGGATCACCTGAAGGCACTCTCGCGCATCGCCCGTATGCTGCGCGATGCCGATACGGTTGCCAAATTGCGCGGCACACATGACGCGCAGGCGCTCTATTCATTCCTGACAGCTCAGCCTGCTTCCAACGCCGCCTGA
- a CDS encoding DUF1150 family protein — protein MNRHIFTENEFAHLGEGEVAYVRKIRSDDLARSFPALPPIEPGLELWALFGASGEPIVLSDVRATALQGAQDHELRTVMLH, from the coding sequence ATGAACAGACATATATTCACCGAAAATGAATTCGCCCATCTCGGCGAAGGTGAAGTTGCCTATGTGCGCAAGATCCGTTCAGATGACCTTGCCCGCAGCTTCCCTGCCCTCCCACCGATAGAGCCGGGCCTTGAGCTCTGGGCGCTTTTTGGCGCCAGCGGTGAGCCAATCGTGCTCTCCGATGTCCGCGCCACCGCGCTACAAGGCGCGCAAGACCATGAACTGCGCACGGTAATGCTGCACTAA